A genomic window from Candidatus Methylacidiphilales bacterium includes:
- the miaA gene encoding tRNA (adenosine(37)-N6)-dimethylallyltransferase MiaA codes for MTRHWFILGPTASGKSAVARELARQTGGVVANLDAFQVYGGLDIGTAKPTLGERADVPHTLFDLAGPCDDYSVAEHLRHAAEFLSREKRPVIWVGGTGLYYRALTRGLAEAPATEPGVRAELDSLDLETLREEILRVDPVWAAGADLSNPRRIVRALAVFRQTGRPLSAWQADPVRALVPEGRACLLLRSAESLHERIAARVRAMWEAGWPDEVRRLLEIPGWEGSSSSHALGYAEVAAWCRNGGDSKDVRDQIVTRTRQYARRQLTWLRRENNLECIELDERSDPPSIARTLVRDLPPACP; via the coding sequence ATGACCCGCCACTGGTTCATCCTCGGCCCCACGGCCTCCGGCAAGAGCGCGGTGGCCCGTGAGTTGGCGCGACAGACCGGTGGCGTTGTGGCCAATTTGGATGCCTTCCAGGTGTATGGTGGATTGGACATCGGCACGGCCAAGCCGACTCTCGGGGAACGGGCGGACGTACCGCACACCCTCTTCGACCTGGCCGGTCCCTGCGATGACTACAGCGTGGCCGAACACCTGCGCCACGCTGCGGAATTCCTATCAAGAGAAAAGCGTCCAGTAATCTGGGTGGGAGGGACCGGCTTGTATTACCGGGCCTTGACGAGGGGTCTGGCGGAGGCCCCGGCGACCGAGCCCGGGGTGCGGGCGGAATTGGATTCGCTCGATTTGGAAACCTTGCGGGAGGAAATCCTCCGGGTGGACCCGGTTTGGGCCGCCGGGGCGGATTTGTCCAATCCGCGGCGAATCGTGCGCGCATTGGCGGTATTCCGCCAAACCGGACGGCCCTTGAGTGCCTGGCAGGCCGATCCGGTGCGGGCCCTGGTTCCGGAGGGGAGGGCTTGTCTGTTGCTCCGTTCCGCCGAAAGTCTGCACGAACGCATTGCCGCGCGTGTGCGGGCCATGTGGGAGGCGGGGTGGCCCGATGAAGTACGGCGCCTGTTGGAGATTCCGGGATGGGAGGGCAGTTCCTCGTCGCATGCCCTGGGCTATGCCGAAGTGGCTGCTTGGTGCCGCAACGGGGGGGATTCGAAGGACGTCCGTGACCAGATCGTCACACGCACCCGCCAATACGCGCGGAGACAATTGACATGGTTACGGAGGGAGAATAATTTGGAGTGTATTGAGCTTGATGAGCGTTCTGATCCCCCAAGCATCGCCCGCACTCTGGTGCGCGACCTTCCGCCTGCGTGCCCATGA
- a CDS encoding ATP-dependent helicase, whose amino-acid sequence MSFEYTLKPHAASAAPTIDYAGLLNAEQFEAVSAAPGPVLVIAGAGSGKTRTLTYRVAYLVEHGVDPERILLLTFTNKAAKEMLRRVGDLLPHDISRMWGGTFHHVGHKILRRHALEAGLQPSFSILDREDAKDLMAACLADAGIDTKEKRFPKAEVLVEIFSLAANTGRTLAQVLEQNYDYFSEFTDKIGVVRGLFEQRKRKSNSVDYDDLLTLPYKLLQDHEAIRQNYQNRFQHILVDEYQDTNLIQANFVDLVGAAHHHIMVVGDDAQSIYSWRGANFENIMKFPDRHPGARVIRIETNYRSTPEILSLANASIGQNTRQFPKELRPVLDSGVKPALVALDDSRQQAEFVAQRMLELREEGIELNDIAVLYRSHFHSMELQMELTRRNIPFQITSGLRFFEQAHIKDVAAFLRLAVNPGDEVSFKRIAHMLPGIGSTTAHKLWNAISGGAEWSSLKVPAKAATLWKQWAETQKQLGAEVACSRPAGLIQMALDAFYEDYLKAKYPNYENRMEDIRQLQEFSGGFEECSEFLAQLSLMTNVDAEPGGMAMGDDEAVKLSSIHQAKGLEWRAVFVIMLCDGLFPSSRSTESEEGEEEERRLFYVAVTRAREELYLTHPQIRSGGNYGDTWQKPSRFLTEFPRSLCNVWTIRRENAWEHGDVDQPF is encoded by the coding sequence ATGTCTTTCGAATACACCCTGAAGCCCCATGCTGCCAGTGCGGCGCCGACCATCGACTACGCCGGCTTGCTGAACGCGGAGCAATTCGAGGCCGTCAGTGCCGCCCCGGGACCGGTGCTGGTCATTGCCGGGGCGGGCAGTGGCAAGACCCGGACCCTGACCTACCGCGTGGCCTATCTGGTTGAACACGGGGTCGATCCCGAGCGCATCCTCCTCCTCACCTTCACCAACAAGGCCGCCAAGGAAATGCTCCGCCGAGTGGGTGACCTCCTCCCGCATGACATTTCCCGCATGTGGGGCGGGACCTTCCACCATGTCGGCCACAAGATCCTCCGCCGGCACGCCTTGGAAGCCGGACTCCAGCCCAGTTTCAGCATCCTTGACCGCGAAGACGCCAAGGACCTCATGGCGGCCTGCCTGGCCGACGCTGGGATCGACACCAAGGAAAAGCGCTTCCCCAAGGCGGAAGTCCTGGTGGAGATCTTCAGCCTGGCCGCCAACACCGGAAGGACCCTGGCCCAGGTGTTGGAGCAGAACTACGACTACTTCTCCGAGTTCACCGACAAGATCGGCGTGGTCCGCGGGCTCTTCGAGCAACGCAAGCGCAAGTCCAACAGCGTCGACTACGACGATCTGCTGACTTTGCCTTACAAGCTACTCCAAGACCACGAGGCGATCCGCCAGAATTACCAGAACCGTTTCCAGCACATCCTGGTTGACGAATACCAGGACACCAACCTGATCCAGGCCAACTTTGTCGACCTGGTCGGTGCGGCCCACCACCACATCATGGTGGTGGGGGACGATGCCCAGAGCATCTATTCCTGGCGCGGGGCCAATTTCGAGAACATCATGAAGTTCCCCGACCGCCATCCGGGGGCGCGGGTCATCCGCATCGAGACGAATTACCGCAGCACGCCCGAAATCCTCTCGCTGGCCAATGCCTCCATCGGCCAGAACACCCGCCAGTTTCCCAAGGAATTGCGCCCGGTCCTGGACTCCGGGGTCAAGCCGGCCCTGGTCGCGCTGGATGACAGCCGCCAGCAGGCGGAGTTTGTCGCCCAGCGCATGTTGGAATTGCGCGAGGAGGGGATTGAACTCAACGATATTGCCGTCCTCTACCGCTCGCATTTCCACTCGATGGAACTGCAGATGGAACTGACCCGCCGGAACATCCCCTTCCAGATCACCTCCGGCCTGCGCTTCTTTGAGCAGGCCCACATCAAGGACGTGGCCGCTTTTCTCCGCCTGGCCGTCAACCCCGGCGATGAGGTTTCCTTCAAGCGCATCGCCCATATGTTGCCCGGCATCGGTTCGACCACGGCCCACAAGTTGTGGAACGCCATCAGCGGCGGGGCGGAATGGTCTTCGCTCAAAGTGCCGGCCAAGGCCGCGACCTTGTGGAAGCAGTGGGCCGAAACCCAGAAACAGCTTGGGGCAGAGGTGGCGTGCAGCCGGCCTGCCGGATTGATCCAGATGGCCCTGGATGCCTTTTACGAAGATTACCTCAAGGCCAAATACCCCAACTATGAAAACCGCATGGAGGACATCCGCCAGTTGCAGGAGTTTTCCGGAGGGTTCGAGGAATGCTCCGAGTTTCTGGCCCAGCTTTCCTTGATGACCAATGTCGATGCCGAGCCAGGCGGCATGGCCATGGGGGACGATGAGGCGGTCAAGCTCAGCTCCATACACCAGGCCAAGGGCCTGGAGTGGCGGGCGGTTTTCGTCATCATGCTCTGCGACGGGCTCTTTCCTTCCTCGCGCTCGACCGAGAGCGAAGAAGGTGAGGAGGAAGAACGCCGTCTCTTTTACGTGGCCGTCACCCGGGCCAGGGAGGAACTTTACCTGACCCACCCGCAGATCCGATCCGGGGGCAATTACGGCGACACCTGGCAGAAGCCGTCGCGTTTTCTGACGGAATTCCCCCGGAGCTTGTGCAACGTCTGGACCATCCGCCGGGAGAATGCGTGGGAGCATGGCGATGTCGACCAGCCCTTTTGA
- the hisA gene encoding 1-(5-phosphoribosyl)-5-[(5-phosphoribosylamino)methylideneamino]imidazole-4-carboxamide isomerase gives MLILPAIDLMDGQVVRLEQGRADRKTVYHTDPTAMALQWQDQGASYLHLVDLDGAFTGELKNIASVRAICAALAIPCELGGGLRTMEALEQVFAAGVARAIIGSKACESLDFIREAVEAFGGDKLAVGIDAKDGKVAIKGWVEVSTWDALDLARQVTDLGVGTVIYTDISTDGMLQGPNLAAQRAMRATIPKAQLIASGGVGSLQDVEALRTIDGLYGAIVGKALYDGKLTLSQCLSNTP, from the coding sequence ATGTTGATCCTCCCCGCGATTGATCTCATGGACGGACAGGTCGTGCGCCTCGAACAGGGCCGGGCCGACCGCAAAACTGTCTACCACACCGATCCCACTGCCATGGCCCTTCAATGGCAGGACCAGGGCGCTTCCTATCTCCATCTCGTCGACCTGGATGGAGCTTTCACCGGTGAATTGAAAAACATCGCCTCGGTCCGCGCCATCTGTGCGGCCCTGGCCATCCCGTGCGAGCTCGGGGGCGGCCTGCGCACGATGGAGGCTCTCGAGCAGGTCTTCGCCGCCGGGGTGGCCCGCGCCATCATCGGCAGCAAGGCCTGCGAGTCCCTCGACTTCATCCGCGAGGCGGTGGAAGCGTTCGGTGGGGACAAACTGGCCGTGGGCATCGACGCCAAGGACGGCAAGGTGGCGATCAAGGGCTGGGTGGAAGTGTCGACGTGGGACGCCCTCGACTTGGCGCGCCAAGTGACCGACCTCGGCGTGGGCACCGTCATTTACACCGACATTTCCACCGATGGCATGTTGCAGGGGCCGAACCTGGCGGCCCAGCGGGCCATGCGGGCGACGATCCCGAAGGCCCAGTTGATTGCCTCCGGAGGTGTGGGATCATTGCAGGACGTCGAAGCTTTGCGCACGATTGATGGACTTTACGGTGCCATTGTCGGCAAGGCCCTTTACGACGGCAAACTCACCCTCTCCCAATGTCTTTCGAATACACCCTGA